A genomic stretch from Vicia villosa cultivar HV-30 ecotype Madison, WI unplaced genomic scaffold, Vvil1.0 ctg.003014F_1_1, whole genome shotgun sequence includes:
- the LOC131640243 gene encoding small ribosomal subunit protein uS12y, which yields MGKTRGMGAARKLRKLRIKQRWADKQFKKSHLGNEWKKPFAGSSHAKGIVLEKIGIEAKQPNSAIRKCARVQLIKNGKKIAAFVPNDGCLNYIEENDEVLIAGFGRKGHAVGDIPGVRFKVVKVSGVSLLALFKEKKEKPRS from the exons ATGGG GAAGACAAGAGGAATGGGAGCTGCCCGCAAGCTGAGGAAACTCCGTATTAAGCAAAGATGGGCAGACAAGCAATTCAAAAAATCTCATCTTGGGAATGAATGGAAGAAGCCTTTTGCTGGTTCATCCCATGCCAAGGGAATTGTCCTTGAAAAGAT AGGTATTGAGGCTAAGCAGCCTAACTCTGCCATTAGAAAATGTGCCAGAGTTCAACTCatcaaaaatgggaagaagaTAGCTGCATTTGTGCCAAACGACGGTTGCTTAAATTACATTGAAGAAAAT GATGAAGTTTTGATAGCTGGATTTGGACGTAAAGGTCACGCTGTTGGAGATATTCCTGGAGTTAGATTCAAGGTTGTGAAGGTTTCCGGTGTCTCTCTCCTTGCCCTATtcaaggagaagaaggaaaagccTAGGTCTTAA